The Juglans regia cultivar Chandler chromosome 11, Walnut 2.0, whole genome shotgun sequence genome contains the following window.
GACAAAGTACCAAGCAGCACGAAACTGCAAGGTATAACATGATGTAATTTAGGAAAGAAAAAGCCTCTCGAGAACTTGAAGTATATATGCGTGATTTTTAGTAATATAATGCATGCTTTATTGGTGATGAATTGTAGACATGGATAGTTGGGAAATGGATCACACCAAGAGAACAGAATTGGGCACCACCTGGAACACACTTCCATCAATTCGTGGTTCCCCCCATCTTTTCCTTCAGAAGAGACTGCACTTACGGTGATCTTGCTGCCATGAGACTACCCGATGATGTACAAGGGCTTGGATGTTGCGAGGTTAGCATTCATATATGCACCACTCtactaattataaatttgtgTTGTCTTTCTGATTTCTTCTTATAATGAAAATGCCTTGTAACAttaaagagaaaacaaaacgcatgcatgcaatattaataatattgcttAATTGTGGCGGGTAGTAGAAGACCAGGCCAACATGAAAAACATATTGCGCGCATGGGAGGTCTTTCGGGGACTTCTCACACTCTCTCatcatcatgtaaattaataCCAATTTATTCTTGCTGCATGACATTGAATCCACCatacaaaattagaaataacGAATAGTACTTGAATGGTTAACACAGAAAAAGgacaatcaattaattaattaagagcaAAATCTTCTTGAAAAATACTTGATCTACAAATTAAGAGATTTTACAAACTCTTATgtggtttaatttttttcattataaaaatatatatatgtatatatatatgttaaatcaAGTACTTACTCAACAATCTTCTTCTTAATTTGCTTCAaatctttttcagattttttttttttttttttccttttggctcACAATTAGCTGCCACTGCATGTACTGTTATAACTTGCAGTATACGATGGCTAGAGGAGTAGTGCATGCATGCCATGCGGGGGGAGTGGTTCATCTGCTTGAAGGTTGGACTCACAATGAAGTCGGGGCGATTGACGTCGACCGGATCGACATTGTTTGGAATGCAGCATTAAAACACGGTCTTAGGCCCGTGTCTTCAagcaattaattattaagtttgaTACCTCATGCACCCTCAAATATTTGAAGGAATTAAATGGAAGAAGAGGCGATTGTTGTACCGAATTATAGACTTCTCTACTTATGTTTCTTTGTGGCATAATTATATTGTAAGCCAACCCAAATAagctttgttatatataatcaattgagtaatgttatatatagtcatagagtgcgtaaatatcgtgcagttattttaaaaaagagtgagatttactattaaaaaattaattaattttttatgtgaatttcttatttattcacttttttaaagtgattgtacggTACTTTCACACTCACTGcgattatcatttctcttataatatTTCAACTATATATTCTACTTATATAAACTAACAAAGGAGCTGGCTGGCTGGAAAATAACGATTAGTACCTGGACCAAGTTCTAATGAATAAGTAACAAGTTTCTCCATGCttggatgaaaaaaataatttccacGAATCCCTAGTTATTTAAATTccataaacatatttaaattaacaTTATAATTGGCTGATGCTAATTATTATTGATGATCTTCAAcaagtaaaatttaggatatataattatgtttcttGGAATAAATactaaaggatttttttttgctatattatttaaaattaaagtattggtgttttggggaaaaaaaattaagaaaagactTCAGGCTTTTAGGAATCTTGACCCTATTTAGTGAAAGTCTTATGTATTTTCTACCACCAAACAAAAGGATATGAATATCCTTCCAAATTTCCAGTCTCTGTGTAAGTAAGTACTCATTCCCCCGTATTCTAAATGAAAACCGGGCCCTTTGTATGAAGAGCCCATACCTAACTCTGAATCAAATAAGACCCAAAATCAATTTGTAAACTATTTTCCCACGTTAGCATAACTGATTACCGATGCCCAATAAACGAAGAAGCAGAAttttgtgtgtttgtttttgagaaTAAATACTCTGATAAATTCACTGATTAAGAACATGATAGTTCACTGTCTACACTAAGATGAATACAAAGAGGACATTCCCCGGAGTACAGATACTAACATCAGATTAAGTAAGAGCACTTTTTGCCGATGCATGTGTTCActgctatatataaatatatatatattttttaagaagaggacggTATCTCAATTTTATTCATAACCTTCATTTTTAGTAGAAGAAAATTGTAGTTACAACTAGACACTTGGAGATtacaaataaacataaaaacgAAACTTCAAAAGATTCAACAATAaactaagaaagccaaaaaattacaaatcatataaaaagaataactcTAAGAAACCAACACGAAAGAAATCacaaataagaaaataacaaagagaCGAGAAACAAAAACTAAGTACCTCACTTTGATAACCTCAAATAAGGAAAACCAATTTGTCTATGTGAAGAATGCCTCTTAACCGACTAGATAAAGTATCTATGTTATCAATCTATTTCGTATTTAAACCTCTAATACCCTGCTTAACAAAAAAATCAGCCACAATATTATTTTCGAGATagatatgagtaattttataatcccCACAAAGAAGACAATTGTTTGAGCTATTGTTTGACTTCATTATATATGACTGCCATATATAGTTCATATATAATGACTTCAACACCTATTGTTCGAgctcatgtatttattattattattattattattattattattattattattttgtaggcGTTTGAGCTCATGTATTAAGTGCTGTAGCCTATATCCCAGttggcctaaaaaaaaaaaaaaaacccatcacATGGACCTTTCCATTTGCTATGAGACACGGCTACTAAGAGCACTTTCATTGGATTAGCgaaaagttaaattcaatgagaatttaactattgaaccataaaatgtatcacattagaatagttatattctaaataaacagtaacttctaaagttatttccaaatttgaaagatactgtttattcatcaaatctattttatataatttgtttctctctcccgaGGTCTCTATCAatgtctttctagtttctatttttaatccataatttaattagaatatgattactaattaatatataatattataaatagtaaaatttgataaaataaaataatttcataattaaaaaaattaaaatatttttgaaattgatatattaatttgagttagtgatatattaatttaataagaatatgattattaattaatatataataggtagaatagtaaaatatgataaaataaaataaattaataattaaaaaaattaaatatttttgaaattattaattattcattactatataataaataaatgtataatctaatgtggatatttgatgtgaataattaaaatcaaattcatcttatattattttattattatataatgaaaaaatagctatttcaatgtggagatttatgtgaatggaatagttaaaagttaaatttctcttacattcataaaaaatgtcctTTAAGTTTAGCTAATTTAATAAGAGTGCTCTAATACATGCATTTGCATTTGTTGctgttgaatattttgaaataattcatAGGATTGTCTAACTTCACTAACAATCACATTTGTACGAGAAAATGACCCTTCACTACTTATttcgaaattaaaaaaaaaaaaaaaaaaaaaaaaaaaaagcgatcAGTGAATGCAGCTTTGGAAGATTGTTCCAGCAATGTCCAAATGAACAATGCTACACAATCTCTTCAACCTCTaaacataacattttttttaatttttttaattttttttaagtttattctttttaaattaattcaatttttttattcattatttatatattaaatatttgataaaaaaattaaaaataatataatatatgaaagttgtatgaatagtaaaaaattatgtaaattttttcttatccaAACACATCAGTACGCgtagttggtatcagagaggaTGTGAAAAATAAAGATGGATAATACtacaaaaaaagttttatattcACGCTAcctaattaaatatgtaattatttttataaattttttgcaagtacatttagtattttttattgagtaataCGATTCATCGGCTCTTTTATTATTACTCTCTTATCATTCTATTACGtggaattaaataattaaaaattattatattttacttgtaagtctatcatataaataaatattaaaaaattgacataaaaataaatgataactaagatgagttataaaattttcatttcatttcattattacgatttttttaaaattttatataaaatataaaaaataatttaatttttttaaatataaatttaattttttaaaatttttaaataataataatattaaaaaatatactctaaactttgatttaaaataaaaaattctgataTATCCAAGCATATCAAAGCGGTCACAGAATTTTCCCCTCACCACGTGTCGCGTGAATCTTCGAAACCTTGACTCAACTCAGAAACGACACCCAAAGGATCTTAGCAACAGACACCTGTTCCAACGTTCCCAACCGCCACAACTTTCTCACCACCAAAGTTTGTTTACGAAACGcagaggaaaggaaaaaaaaaaaaaaaataggaagtgTGTGATAGCGCTTTTTTCACTGGTTTTGTTTCGCCCGAACCAAACAggagatggagaagaagaaaacgttGCGTGGAGTACAGAAGAGAAAGCCCACTAAGCGTAGCAAGAAAAAGCTGCTCAAGAAAGTAGGAGACTATCTCAGATCGGATTCTTACATGTTTGCTCCTCTCATCTCTTCCCAATCTAAGACTCTTCGTTCTTCTGCTGAAAGTAaataccttttctttttctttttttcctttttcgatTATAtctttgggttttattttaaagtgttGCTTGTGGGGTATTATAAATATTTGCTTCGATGTATTGGAATTTGCGATCTTAGGAGCGGAAGTGAGAGAACCCATCagagaaaacaagaacaaaagcCTAATCGAGAAGATTGGGGAGTATCTGAAGTCTGATACCTACATGTATGCTCCATTGGTTGATCCTCCTCGATCAATTAGTCCTCTTCCTACAAGTACGTATAGTTTACATATCCTATGccgtttgctttttttttttttttttttttaaatttaaatggtAAGTTGGAACTTTTGATCATGGTAAAGAGAAATTTATTATGCAATTcttaggccctgtttggattaagaaatccctaaattcatcttatctcatctaattattataactttcataaataataaacactttaacttttttaaatctcaaaataataataatattttattcgattttcatttcatttcaactcagtATCCAAACCTCCCATATGCGGGTTTCAAATATGTCCCCCCCATTAGTACATTGGTAATAAGGTTTTTTTTAAGCAACCCTATTACAAGTTTAAATGTCAGGTAAAAATGTCTGCCTTTATCTTAATCTCTGTGCATGCTACTCTGTGTGCGCACTTGCACAGGAGGAGGGGAAGGCTGGGTTGGGAGAAGCATTCCAGTTACTTTTCTCCCTTAAAGAATAATGCTTCACCATTTTATATAACACGTATGGAGCAAACTAAAAAGATTGCTCCTGTTGTGATGAACTGAATGAAATGTATCTGTGGGTTGGCCAAATTACTCTACCATTACTCTGTTTAGTTGGGTTTGGGGCGAAATTGGTGAATGTAACCTGAAATTCCAGAGCACACAGCTGAATGAGTTTAGCACTATCAAAAATCTCACTATCACACATCGGGCCCTAGGTCGGAGCAGTGACAACCCATTTCTCCCACGGATTGTTGGGTCGAGACTATTGGTAAACCTGGCCCTGATACCAGTGTACTTGGGTGGTCTTGGGTCTCCTCTCAACCCCAAAAGCTAGCTCAAGAAGTAAGGCTTTCTCTCACACTTATAAATTGACCACCAACCCCTTCCACAACTGATGTGGGACAACTCCAACAGAAATTAAGGGAGTTTGTCTCACTGTGAGGTCACTTTTATAATGCAGTCTGATTATGTGAAGTGCTGAAGTCAGGTTTcaacaagtccaaaattaaGCACAAAAACCAAAGTCCAGGTCATGTTGAAAAATTAGAGAGGGTGACCTCACACTGGGAGTTCATTGATGATCATAATATTTTCGTTCTGAGGTTGAAGACTACCCTATCTTGAAATCATAATTCTCAAATCATCTCCCTTTTCTAGGTAACCTAGTATTTTTTCCCCTAAAAGGATGAATGGGTGATAACTATTCCATGGTTGGAAGGGAGTTTTTCTCCAACAGAAGAAGGAAAGCAAATGAAAACCACAATGAAATGGATGAGATGTGGCTTTGTTGAACATTTACAAATTAACAAGTGATGAGTCAAGGCTGCTGCTAGGAACTCTACCATGCATTTGTATCGAGTGCTAAAGGGTTTGCAAAATTTGAGTCTCCCGGACATGGAAGAAATTTTGtggatgatgaaaatgttaCTTTCCTTACAGATctaatattttaggattttatgaaTGGCCGCCTTCTTGATACCTTTGATAAATGTTGAAAGCTTTTTCTTGTTTGAAAGacacaaaagaaaattgaacaggaaaaaggaaaaaaaaatcaacagaGCAAGAAGGGCTAAGATTGTGCAGTTTTGCATAGTTGATCAAGTTTGCATAACAAGTGTTTGAGGTGATGTTTACAATTTCGTTTTAGCAGACAAGTCATGCGATAGAAATCATGCTGATCTGCTGCTGCTGACTCGTCAGAAGAAGCAATTTTCCATAAAGGACTCCACAAGCAATGTGAAGGTCATTTCTAAGGAGTCCATTGGTTGCTGAGCAGTTGAGGAAATAGAGTTGTGTTAGAATTGAATTAGGAGTATTTGTTATTAGTTGTTTGTTTGGGAATAGGATTATCATCAGGTTGCAATTGGgtgttttaggatttttaggTCTTTTAGGATTCATCTGTTGGTTATTACCATTTCTATCAGGAGTTGcgtgtttctttttctataaaatCAGAGTTTGCCCGAAAAGAGTTTGATCTTTTACCAGTTTGTCATCATTGGTCCAGACATCCCCTTCAACATCTCAGCTTTTCTTATACCCCTTCGAGCCTTATGCTGCAACAAATATCCAGAACTCAACCTCATCTATTACCCAAGCTTCACTACCATAATCATGGTTCATTTTCTTATCCTTTTTTCGTTTCCTTCACTTTCCTCTTCCTTATTTCATCTACCACCtgtatttttcttcctttttttgggACTTCAATTGAATGGAATCATTACTTATGAGAAATGATGGTcatgaatttcatatttctttttaaggTTAGTCGACATGGTGTCATAGCAGAGGCAAGGAAAGCATGACTAACCCTCACGACATTTTGAATCCACATGGTTTGGGATTAATGACATCATATAAGAGACATTGAACCTACTAAATATTTGTAAGGATTAGATTCCTCAATCATAGCagaatattaatgtttttttgtgGTTTTACTGTTATATATGATAGCAGAATATATGATAAGCATggagattaaagatgaaggaaAATCACATGTCTAGTAGATCAGTGAAAAGGACCAAAACGAAAATATAGTGCATTAAATGACTTCCGGCTATTCATTAGAAAAAATGACCCTGGgctgaaaagagaaaaaattgcaGAAGGATGGTATTTTTGAGGTCGAAAATGGGTCTGAATGAGGAGTACGTCATAGTGCCCGTTAAGTCAGTCGATCTTTCAGCTGACCGCATTCCTCATCAAGTCAATCTTCCCATTCCATGTCCAATTTGATGCTTAGTTGAAGTTTTGCCATGAATCTAAGTTCTGTTATGGGCTGAATGGTTGGGCTTCCATGCATCTGCCTGCCCTTGGAAGTCCATACCCcattacttttgtttaaaaatgagTTTCATCATCACTTGAACTATTTGTTTCATTATATTCCTGGACCTTCATGGTACATGAAAAGGGTGACGATGGCAGTTTCAACGCAGAATGTCACCATGGAAGACAATGAACCAACAGATTGGTCATCAGATATAGTAGGGAAGGATCAAACCTCCAAGAGCTTTCTTCACGAAACTAGCATCTCTGAAGAACAAACTTTTGGGCACGGAGAGATGGTGAAGCACATGGTTTACAAAAACTGTCACTCTACATCCGTTTCAGGTCACATTCTTTACCCCATGACATGGTCTGTTGTCTGTCCCTTCGCTCGTAATTTGATTTCTTGATGTCATACATGACATTACTGCACTATCGGTAACGTGGAGATGCTTTTTGAGATCTTTTCAATTGTCAGtttgttatttgtttctttCTGACACGTCTCATTGCCCGATAGAGCATAAGAGTATTAAGAGGACAGTGTCTGCAATTGTCAATTTGATGCATATGCATCTCGTGGCGGTAGTTGAGACTGATTTCTCAAACAACAGTTAATTCGATGCATATGCATCTCATGGTGGCAGTTGAGACTGATTTCtcaattactttaattaaactTCTGCCCACAAATTATGGGGTTAGTGGTAACGAATTGGTTCTTGAAATGATTTTATGATATTGGCATCTTTAATATTTCACCAGAAACTTTTGCAGTTCTCTTGAAAACAAAAGAGTGCCTCGATTTACAGCttgccttttttcttttgcaaagaCCTCTGATTTTGTTAGTGtaaaatccaaaactttgaaaactaaaatcaagactaaaatccaaaattttgaaaactttgaaaacctttcatctcatcgttacaattttttcaaatttccacacaaaataaaataaacaattcaactttttcaaatcttaaaataaaaataatattaaaaaatatattataataatattttattcaactttttaactttaatcttaactaatctcatctcatctctaaaaacaaatgaggaatTGAGAAACTGGTTTTGGTCCGTCACAGGAAAGGGAAAGCTCAACTCACAGCTGAGGAAGTTCATTGTTGAATGAAAACTCTCTCCATCAATGCACTTAAATATACAGGCATCTTgtacttatatttatatgtcGTAGTTAGTGAGACTGTTGGTAAAACTTATGCTGGTATGTTGTCTATGAGTCTGTAAAGGTTCTTGTTATGAAGAGTCTGTATAGTTTTTATTATGAAGACGAGTAGCAGTGCTTCTGTTAATTGTCGCCGACATAGATTCATCCCCTTTAAAGGTGAACTCAGGAGTGCTAAATAGGAGTTTCGGATTGAAAGACATTGAATTCGTTCGTCAAATACGGTCGTGCTGCTGTTGTGTGAATTGACGATTGAAGTCGCTTCCAAATTGAACTTCCCTGCATAATTATAGGCTTATAGCGATTTATGATCAAACCACCTTTGCTGAATTCaggattttttaaaaacaaatatatatgtgtatataataaTGGGAGTAATTATCTGAATGATTTGACTTAACGTCGAGAGATCATGCGTTGGGGGGCCGAAGCACGTCTTTTCAAGGATGAAAAAACATGTACTTTGCTCTTTAGAATGATTGGACAGTGCAGGAACAGCGTGATGACATGAATCAGGGGCTGGTTAGTGGTTATGCCCTTGACTTGATTGAAGGGAGTGATCAATATGTGATGATTGCGTGTTCGCTGTATAATCTGTCACTGACTCACTACCATGCGGAATGCTTCGATACAGAGCAGAGCTTGAGATTACTCTCTGCCCAACGGTACTTGTGAAAAGATATATCACCTATGCAATGTTTTAATCTTGTTATTTGtggtgtttttattgttttctggGTGGTCGTTTATCCTGGCCCAACGGTACTTGTGAAAAGATATATCATCATGCTTTAAAGAAGTTTAAACCTTAGTTAATTTGAAGAACAGCATTTTTTTGAATCGTCGCTTGCTGAAGAGCGATTATGGGAAAGGTTAAGACCTGCATATTATTCTTTCCTCTTCGACGATCCAATTAAGCCCAGTTGAGAACACTTGCCCTAAAACATttataagagcactctcattggaatggttaaattaaagtacattttttatgaatgtaagatgaatttaacttttagctattccatttttataaatctctacattgaaatagctattttttcattatatgacaataaaataatggaCGTTGCTACGTCCACAAAAAATTTCTACCGAAATTTTCTACCGAACcgttcaaactcttttttttatttttttaactttttctttcaccatttttttaaagtatttagatattttttaaaaataaaaaaaatcacatattcatttaaaaatatttacttaatcattaagtaaaaaaaaatttaaaaaaaaaattaaaaaaattgtcggTAAAAGATTTCGGTAGAAATCTTCTGTGAGAATAgtgttttcctaaaataatataagatgaatttaattttgactattcacatcaaattttcaaattgaattatctatttattcattatatagtaatgagtaattaataattttgaaatttttttaattataaatttattttattttatcatattttactatttataatattatatattaatttgtaattatattctaattatattttttcaattgtcatttaaaatagagagataaataattaatattaaaaggagagaaataaataatataaaaaggatttgatgaatgaatagtgtgttctaaatttagaaattagtttggatattactgtggaatatagctaattcaatgtgagcaatttattgacctaatagctaaattctcattggatttaacttttagctaatccaatgagaatgctctaagtcTGACAGGTTAGCTTAGGTGATCGAGAACAATTGAAATGTGGCTCGTTTCGTTGGAAGATCTCTGTCTGTACAACATAACAGAACAATGAGAATCGTAGGGAAGCATTGAAGTCATTTGTGGAAACGGAAGAATTAAACTAGTTGGTGGTGCCACGAATAAAaagatcaataaaatatatttctgcATGATCGAATATTAATCAACATTAGTATTTGGGTTCTTATGCCATACCCGATTACTGTAGAAATCAGTAGCGCAGATGTAGCAGATAAAGAACACTGCATGTTACATGCATTCTGTGTAGCGAGGACCATGTCGGCACTGTAGATATATTGTCTTGCCCGAGAGATGCCGATATCTTTCACAGCCACAGATTAGTGACAGATTTCTTGATATCAACTTTAAATGAACGTCACCAACACAgtttttttaagtataaaagATTACAAATTACAACTATGTTAGCCAGTTTCTGAGTTATCTTATTAAATCGATTTGTATTCCAGTCAGTAATCTTAATTA
Protein-coding sequences here:
- the LOC108998919 gene encoding uncharacterized protein LOC108998919 isoform X2 — translated: MEKKKTLRGVQKRKPTKRSKKKLLKKVGDYLRSDSYMFAPLISSQSKTLRSSAERAEVREPIRENKNKSLIEKIGEYLKSDTYMYAPLVDPPRSISPLPTISTQNVTMEDNEPTDWSSDIVGKDQTSKSFLHETSISEEQTFGHGEMVKHMVYKNCHSTSVSGKGKLNSQLRKFIVE
- the LOC108998919 gene encoding uncharacterized protein LOC108998919 isoform X1; translation: MEKKKTLRGVQKRKPTKRSKKKLLKKVGDYLRSDSYMFAPLISSQSKTLRSSAERAEVREPIRENKNKSLIEKIGEYLKSDTYMYAPLVDPPRSISPLPTISTQNVTMEDNEPTDWSSDIVGKDQTSKSFLHETSISEEQTFGHGEMVKHMVYKNCHSTSVSGHILYPMTWSVVCPFARNLIS
- the LOC108998919 gene encoding uncharacterized protein LOC108998919 isoform X3, coding for MEKKKTLRGVQKRKPTKRSKKKLLKKVGDYLRSDSYMFAPLISSQSKTLRSSAERAEVREPIRENKNKSLIEKIGEYLKSDTYMYAPLVDPPRSISPLPTNKSCDRNHADLLLLTRQKKQFSIKDSTSNVKVISKESIGC